In Spirosoma aureum, a single genomic region encodes these proteins:
- the folP gene encoding dihydropteroate synthase encodes MPKVTKKTLNCRGRLVSLETPVVMGILNITPDSFFAGSRIPLEKTVEIAQKMLADGATFLDVGGYSTRPGAADISPTEEADRVLPVIEAILKSFPHALISVDTFRASVARQTVESGAAIINDVSGGTLDQAMFETVSSLDVPYVLMHMRGTPATMQSMTAYQNLVTDVIDELAVRLTELRALGQKDIILDPGFGFAKTPAQNFLLLNQLESFGLFDEPMLVGLSRKSTIWKTLDISANEALNGTTVLNTIALTKGASILRVHDVREAIETVKLTQQLTFF; translated from the coding sequence ATGCCGAAAGTTACGAAAAAAACACTGAACTGCCGGGGGCGACTTGTTTCGCTGGAAACGCCTGTTGTGATGGGCATTCTAAATATCACCCCTGATTCATTCTTTGCCGGGAGCCGGATCCCTCTCGAAAAAACGGTTGAAATTGCGCAGAAAATGCTGGCCGATGGTGCTACCTTTCTCGATGTTGGTGGTTACTCGACCCGACCCGGCGCGGCCGACATTAGCCCTACTGAAGAAGCAGATCGGGTATTGCCCGTCATTGAAGCGATTTTAAAAAGTTTTCCTCACGCTCTTATTTCAGTGGATACCTTCAGGGCGTCGGTCGCCCGGCAGACGGTTGAGTCAGGTGCTGCCATTATCAACGATGTCTCGGGTGGCACGCTCGATCAGGCCATGTTCGAAACAGTGTCTTCCCTCGACGTTCCTTATGTGTTGATGCACATGCGAGGCACTCCAGCAACGATGCAATCCATGACCGCTTATCAAAATCTGGTAACCGATGTGATCGATGAACTGGCGGTACGACTTACCGAACTTCGCGCCTTGGGCCAAAAAGATATCATTCTTGATCCGGGATTTGGCTTCGCGAAGACACCAGCGCAAAATTTTTTGCTGTTAAATCAACTTGAATCCTTTGGGTTGTTTGACGAACCAATGCTGGTTGGTTTATCACGCAAAAGTACCATCTGGAAAACACTGGACATCAGTGCCAATGAAGCTCTCAATGGCACTACAGTTCTGAATACGATTGCACTCACAAAAGGGGCATCTATCCTACGTGTTCATGACGTTCGTGAGGCTATTGAAACGGTAAAACTCACCCAGCAGTTAACTTTTTTTTGA